The Desulfosporosinus acidiphilus SJ4 genome has a window encoding:
- a CDS encoding DUF1385 domain-containing protein, whose protein sequence is MDRPVQYGGQAVIEGVMMRGPRESAIAVRLPNGEIEVTCLKIHPWATKPIWKLPLIRGVVALIDSLVVGTRALTFSANRSMGEEDGGESEELGFWELALTIGLAFGLGLLLFVGLPTGVAHLFQGKVTGTFWQNILEGAIRLAVFFIYIVIISRLKDIQRVFQYHGAEHKAIFTYEAGKDLTVENARSFSRLHPRCGTSFLLIVVVVSIFVFAFVGLHPLWWRILSRVLLMPVVAGLAYEILKFSARHLESPQFRWLILPGLMLQKLTTREPDDSQLEVALAALKGVLDSGQELT, encoded by the coding sequence ATGGATAGACCAGTCCAATATGGCGGCCAGGCCGTCATAGAAGGGGTCATGATGCGCGGGCCACGGGAGAGTGCAATTGCGGTCAGACTTCCTAATGGTGAGATTGAGGTAACTTGTTTAAAAATCCATCCTTGGGCCACTAAACCAATTTGGAAACTGCCCTTGATTCGGGGAGTAGTGGCCTTGATAGATTCTTTAGTCGTCGGGACACGGGCCTTAACGTTTTCGGCTAACCGTTCGATGGGGGAAGAAGACGGTGGTGAAAGCGAAGAACTTGGTTTTTGGGAATTGGCCTTAACCATTGGATTGGCTTTTGGCTTAGGTCTGCTGCTGTTTGTCGGTTTGCCGACAGGTGTGGCTCACTTGTTTCAGGGAAAGGTGACGGGGACTTTTTGGCAAAACATCTTAGAGGGAGCAATACGGTTAGCAGTATTTTTTATCTATATTGTGATAATTTCAAGGCTTAAAGATATTCAAAGAGTTTTTCAATACCATGGGGCTGAGCATAAGGCGATTTTCACCTATGAAGCAGGGAAAGATCTAACCGTGGAAAACGCGCGTTCTTTTTCCAGGCTCCATCCACGATGCGGAACGAGTTTTCTGCTCATCGTTGTTGTAGTAAGCATCTTTGTTTTTGCTTTTGTCGGTCTGCATCCTTTATGGTGGCGTATACTCTCTCGTGTGCTGCTAATGCCTGTAGTTGCTGGCCTTGCTTATGAGATTCTGAAGTTTTCCGCACGGCATCTGGAATCGCCTCAGTTTCGATGGCTTATTCTTCCGGGATTGATGCTCCAAAAATTAACGACACGTGAACCAGATGATTCTCAGCTTGAAGTTGCCTTAGCTGCTTTGAAGGGTGTTTTGGATTCGGGTCAAGAACTTACGTAA
- the alr gene encoding alanine racemase codes for MTGTWIEVDLDAVVGNYREIIKQLRPGARCMAVVKADGYGLGAVEVARALEREGCEAFAVTKVEEGLVLREHGIKGIILVLGPTIKEEWEQAIKAELQLTLSEISWVDELNAASARMEEEGFPQVKVHLKLETGMGRTGFWPAELEGLAKVLGRASHIEVVGAYTHFARAAQRDKRYTLEQYKRFQESLTCLRDLGISPLWQHVCNSAAFLDYPEWHHSFVRIGTLLVGHYPGEGFAGRINLRDPWTAKSRVVQLRKVPKGTFVGYQSIFRTKSETQLAVIPVGYADGFGVTPHFVPQGLIDFIKIVIKNFAALLGITLGQERVVLKGRSIRVAGKIGMQLTVLDIGNENCVLGDEVKIPLRRTLANPRIPRIYRQDEQILSKRVIKEGVLPLYTEYSSMTET; via the coding sequence ATGACAGGAACCTGGATTGAGGTCGATCTGGATGCTGTTGTGGGTAATTATCGCGAAATTATAAAACAGCTTCGACCTGGGGCACGATGTATGGCAGTTGTTAAGGCTGACGGTTATGGTTTAGGTGCGGTTGAAGTGGCCAGAGCCTTAGAGCGAGAGGGCTGTGAAGCCTTTGCTGTTACGAAAGTAGAAGAAGGGCTTGTCCTGCGGGAGCATGGCATTAAAGGAATTATTCTGGTATTAGGGCCGACGATTAAAGAAGAGTGGGAGCAGGCTATAAAAGCGGAATTACAATTGACGCTTTCTGAAATTTCCTGGGTAGACGAGCTGAATGCTGCAAGTGCACGCATGGAAGAGGAAGGTTTCCCGCAAGTAAAGGTTCATCTTAAGCTTGAGACAGGAATGGGGCGAACGGGATTTTGGCCGGCGGAGCTGGAGGGGTTGGCCAAGGTTTTGGGACGGGCTTCTCACATTGAAGTTGTGGGAGCTTATACTCATTTTGCCCGAGCGGCGCAAAGGGACAAGAGGTATACTTTGGAACAATATAAGCGTTTTCAGGAGTCCTTAACTTGTTTAAGAGATTTGGGAATTTCCCCTCTTTGGCAACATGTTTGCAACAGCGCAGCGTTCTTGGATTATCCCGAGTGGCATCATAGTTTTGTGCGAATTGGGACATTGCTGGTAGGACACTATCCCGGTGAAGGCTTTGCCGGGAGGATAAATTTACGTGATCCGTGGACTGCGAAAAGCCGAGTTGTACAATTGCGGAAGGTTCCTAAAGGAACATTTGTAGGATATCAGAGCATTTTTCGAACGAAATCGGAGACGCAGTTAGCGGTTATTCCTGTGGGTTATGCAGATGGCTTTGGCGTAACCCCCCATTTTGTACCTCAAGGCCTCATTGACTTTATTAAAATTGTTATAAAGAATTTTGCGGCCTTATTGGGAATAACTCTTGGTCAAGAAAGGGTAGTGCTGAAAGGTCGATCCATTCGAGTTGCGGGAAAAATAGGTATGCAGTTAACGGTTTTGGATATTGGCAATGAGAACTGTGTCTTAGGGGATGAGGTCAAAATACCCTTGCGCCGCACGTTAGCAAATCCTCGGATACCCAGAATATATCGACAAGATGAACAAATATTGTCAAAACGGGTTATAAAAGAAGGAGTTTTACCGCTATATACAGAATATTCCTCCATGACAGAAACTTGA
- the rpmE gene encoding 50S ribosomal protein L31, with product MKEKIHPKYEQTTVTCACGEVIHTASTKKDIKVEICSKCHPFYTGVQRFVDAGGRVDRFKKKYGM from the coding sequence ATGAAAGAAAAAATTCACCCGAAATACGAACAAACCACTGTGACATGTGCTTGCGGTGAGGTCATTCACACAGCAAGTACTAAGAAAGATATCAAAGTGGAAATTTGTTCGAAATGCCATCCCTTTTATACCGGGGTACAGCGTTTTGTCGATGCTGGCGGACGGGTTGATCGGTTTAAAAAGAAATATGGGATGTAA
- the rpoE gene encoding DNA-directed RNA polymerase subunit delta: MVFKTTKGGGALSHSLSKKDKPTEADIAYEVLKSQGNPMHYQILIEEVLQRLGISKEAVRIAEALTKINLDTRFTFHGRGEWGLKVWEPPKATRRSSAITLMNKIAEDEEDDDNKLDVDAEDLEYDPLDEDSLDSEEEDFAETSEAQSEEKW; this comes from the coding sequence GTGGTATTCAAAACGACGAAGGGCGGTGGAGCTTTGAGCCACTCTTTAAGTAAAAAGGATAAACCAACAGAAGCAGATATTGCTTATGAGGTTCTAAAGTCCCAGGGTAACCCTATGCATTATCAGATTTTAATAGAGGAAGTCTTACAACGTTTGGGGATTTCCAAGGAGGCTGTACGGATTGCTGAAGCGCTGACTAAGATTAACCTCGACACCCGCTTTACATTTCATGGGCGTGGTGAATGGGGGTTAAAGGTTTGGGAACCGCCAAAAGCCACCCGGCGTTCCTCTGCAATTACATTGATGAATAAGATTGCGGAGGATGAGGAAGACGACGATAATAAACTAGACGTTGATGCTGAGGATCTGGAATATGATCCCTTAGATGAGGATTCCCTTGATAGCGAAGAAGAGGATTTTGCAGAGACGTCCGAAGCACAGTCTGAAGAAAAATGGTAA
- a CDS encoding CTP synthase, with amino-acid sequence MTKFIFVTGGVVSSLGKGITAASLGCLLKNRGLKVAIQKFDPYINVDPGTMSPYQHGEVFVTDDGAETDLDLGHYERFIDVPVSKNSNVTTGKIYWSVLRKERKGDYLGGTVQVIPHVTNEIKERVYRVARESHPDFVITEIGGTVGDIESLPFLEAIRQMKKDIGPENVIYIHVTLVPYLPMSGELKTKPTQHSVKELRGIGIQPTIIICRSEKDLSKEMKEKLALLCDVEPEAIIPCVDASTIYEVPLMLQKEGLDDIVLRRSGIQAPAADMTSWKEMVERIKSPTLETEIAIVGKYVELPDAYLSVAEALRSAGTEHGAKVKIRWINSEDIEEESAEKYLEGVNGILVPGGFGNRGIEGKIEAIRYAREQKIPFLGICLGMQTAIIEFARNVCGMANANSTEFDTDTPYPVIDILPEQKDVEDKGGTMRLGISPAKLVEGSEAFRAYQDQVIYERHRHRYEVNNQYRGELEAAGLRFSGTSLDGRLVEITEYPEHPWFVASQFHPEFKSRPNRAHPLFREFIRAALK; translated from the coding sequence ATGACAAAATTTATTTTCGTGACAGGCGGTGTTGTATCATCATTAGGTAAGGGGATTACAGCCGCGTCTTTGGGGTGTCTATTAAAAAATAGAGGGTTAAAAGTCGCCATTCAAAAGTTCGATCCCTATATCAACGTTGACCCCGGAACAATGAGCCCTTATCAACATGGTGAAGTGTTTGTAACGGATGATGGAGCAGAGACGGATTTAGACTTGGGCCACTATGAGCGCTTTATTGATGTACCTGTATCCAAAAACAGCAATGTTACAACCGGAAAGATTTATTGGTCCGTTTTACGCAAAGAACGCAAAGGGGATTATCTTGGAGGGACGGTTCAAGTTATTCCTCATGTTACCAATGAAATTAAAGAACGGGTTTACCGTGTGGCTCGAGAGAGTCATCCTGATTTTGTCATCACTGAAATCGGCGGAACGGTTGGAGATATTGAATCATTGCCGTTTCTTGAGGCCATCCGTCAGATGAAAAAGGATATCGGTCCGGAGAATGTGATTTACATACATGTTACTCTGGTTCCTTATTTACCAATGTCGGGCGAACTGAAAACCAAGCCGACTCAGCATTCTGTCAAAGAGCTGAGGGGTATTGGCATTCAACCGACTATTATTATTTGTCGGTCTGAAAAAGATCTCTCCAAAGAAATGAAAGAGAAATTAGCTTTGCTTTGTGACGTTGAGCCAGAGGCTATTATCCCTTGCGTGGATGCTTCAACAATCTATGAGGTTCCTTTGATGCTCCAAAAAGAAGGACTTGATGATATTGTTCTTCGTCGCTCGGGAATCCAGGCTCCTGCCGCAGACATGACATCTTGGAAAGAGATGGTTGAAAGAATTAAATCCCCTACCTTAGAGACCGAGATTGCCATTGTGGGCAAATATGTTGAATTGCCTGATGCCTACTTGAGTGTTGCCGAAGCTTTGCGTTCGGCAGGAACTGAGCATGGGGCCAAGGTTAAGATCCGCTGGATTAACTCCGAAGATATTGAAGAAGAATCCGCTGAAAAGTACCTTGAAGGGGTTAACGGCATTCTGGTCCCCGGTGGGTTTGGCAATAGAGGAATTGAAGGGAAAATCGAAGCGATTCGTTATGCCCGGGAACAAAAGATTCCCTTTTTGGGGATATGTTTAGGCATGCAGACGGCGATCATCGAGTTTGCTCGTAATGTTTGCGGGATGGCAAACGCCAACAGTACGGAATTTGATACTGACACACCTTACCCGGTGATTGATATCCTTCCTGAGCAGAAGGATGTTGAGGATAAGGGCGGAACGATGCGCTTAGGAATTTCTCCTGCCAAGCTCGTTGAGGGCAGTGAGGCATTTCGGGCTTATCAAGATCAAGTGATCTACGAGAGGCATCGTCATCGTTATGAGGTTAATAACCAGTATCGCGGTGAACTGGAAGCTGCGGGATTGCGTTTTTCAGGGACATCGCTGGATGGTCGGCTTGTTGAAATTACCGAATATCCGGAGCATCCTTGGTTTGTGGCGTCGCAGTTTCATCCGGAGTTTAAGTCTCGTCCCAATCGGGCTCATCCGCTGTTTAGAGAGTTTATTAGAGCGGCCCTTAAGTAG
- a CDS encoding response regulator produces the protein MARILIVDDQLGVRRLLFETFREDQHEVEMAANGVEALRLFESFGPDLILMDMKMPGMNGLETLEKIRALNRQVGVIMMTAYGDIQNMEQAKDLGILCYMGKPFDLFELRERVRAILKTI, from the coding sequence GTGGCTAGAATTCTTATTGTCGATGATCAGCTCGGGGTTAGACGCCTGCTTTTTGAGACCTTTCGGGAGGATCAACATGAGGTTGAAATGGCTGCAAATGGAGTAGAAGCCCTTCGTTTGTTTGAATCGTTTGGACCTGATCTCATCTTAATGGATATGAAAATGCCCGGAATGAATGGTTTGGAAACGTTAGAGAAGATTCGTGCCTTAAATCGTCAGGTAGGAGTAATTATGATGACAGCTTATGGTGATATTCAAAATATGGAACAAGCAAAGGACTTAGGAATCCTTTGCTATATGGGGAAACCCTTTGACTTATTTGAATTAAGAGAGCGAGTGCGAGCGATCTTAAAAACTATATAA
- a CDS encoding lipid II:glycine glycyltransferase FemX: MAYVARWIDQSERSRFNTFLAGHKKGHVLQSWEWGEIKNHTEWEPWRLVVEEDGEIVAAVSILERKIPVVGIPIFYASRGPVLDLEDTALFDFVLAEIRKLAKKRGAIFLKVDPDVPSLEKELEQFLVSRGFRSAETGKGFEGVQPKYVFRLDISPAEDELLANMQQKTRYNIRLAQKKGVVIRRGTREDLPEFYRVLKETTERDQFLVRAYSYFEDLYDSLVPAGLGELFIGEFEGKIIAGTLAFVIGNKAWYIYGASSNSHRNVMPNYLIQWEMIRWAKSLDCTLYDFRGVPGHLTEDNPLYGLYRFKKGFNGEYTEFIGEWDLVYRPLIYSLWNHLEPIYSDVVKGVIGKMRQRRRG; this comes from the coding sequence ATGGCTTATGTGGCACGTTGGATTGATCAGAGCGAGCGATCGCGTTTTAATACGTTTTTAGCCGGTCATAAAAAAGGACATGTGCTCCAGTCTTGGGAATGGGGAGAAATCAAGAACCATACTGAGTGGGAACCTTGGAGGCTGGTTGTTGAAGAAGACGGGGAGATCGTTGCAGCGGTTTCTATTTTAGAACGTAAGATTCCGGTTGTGGGTATTCCCATTTTTTACGCTTCCCGGGGGCCTGTTCTTGATTTGGAAGATACTGCTCTGTTTGACTTTGTGCTGGCGGAGATTCGGAAGTTAGCGAAGAAAAGGGGGGCTATTTTCCTTAAAGTTGATCCGGATGTTCCTTCTTTAGAAAAAGAGCTGGAACAATTTTTGGTGTCTCGTGGGTTCCGCTCTGCGGAGACTGGAAAGGGATTTGAGGGGGTTCAGCCGAAATATGTGTTTCGTTTGGATATATCCCCCGCTGAGGATGAGCTGTTAGCGAATATGCAGCAAAAAACGCGTTATAATATTCGTTTGGCTCAGAAAAAGGGAGTTGTGATTCGACGAGGAACACGAGAGGATTTGCCGGAGTTTTATCGTGTTTTAAAAGAGACAACTGAGCGCGACCAATTCTTGGTACGTGCTTATTCTTATTTTGAAGATCTTTATGACTCTTTAGTTCCGGCAGGATTAGGAGAATTGTTTATCGGCGAATTTGAAGGGAAGATTATCGCCGGAACGTTGGCCTTTGTGATTGGCAATAAAGCCTGGTACATATATGGGGCATCTTCGAATTCCCACCGAAATGTTATGCCTAATTACTTAATTCAATGGGAAATGATTCGCTGGGCGAAGTCCTTGGACTGTACTTTGTATGATTTCCGGGGGGTTCCGGGACATTTGACCGAGGATAATCCGCTCTATGGGCTTTATCGATTTAAGAAGGGCTTTAATGGGGAATATACGGAATTTATTGGGGAATGGGATTTGGTTTATCGCCCCCTGATTTATTCCTTATGGAATCATTTAGAACCGATTTATTCTGATGTGGTTAAAGGAGTTATCGGTAAGATGCGGCAAAGGCGGAGGGGATGA
- the fsa gene encoding fructose-6-phosphate aldolase: MQFFLDTANLDEIKKAWDMGVIAGLTTNPSLVAKEGKDFYELLHTVTEIIDGPISAEVIALDYEGMLKEARDLAAIHKNIVVKIPMTEDGLKAVKTLSAENIKTNVTLIFSANQGLLAARAGATYVSPFLGRLDDIGENGLNLVADLCEIFQVHDIDTKVIAASIRNPIHVTEAAKLGADYATVPFSVLRQLFRHPLTDAGIDKFMADWKKLKA, from the coding sequence ATGCAATTTTTTTTAGATACAGCGAATTTGGATGAAATTAAAAAAGCTTGGGACATGGGCGTGATCGCAGGGCTTACAACTAACCCGAGTTTAGTGGCTAAGGAAGGAAAAGACTTTTACGAACTGCTGCATACAGTGACTGAAATTATTGACGGACCGATCAGTGCTGAGGTTATCGCGCTTGACTACGAAGGCATGCTTAAGGAAGCTCGTGATCTGGCAGCGATTCATAAGAATATTGTTGTTAAAATTCCCATGACTGAGGACGGCCTCAAGGCCGTGAAGACCCTTAGCGCCGAGAACATAAAAACGAATGTCACGCTTATTTTTTCCGCGAATCAGGGTTTGTTGGCAGCCAGAGCCGGAGCAACCTATGTAAGTCCTTTTTTGGGACGGCTTGATGATATAGGTGAGAATGGACTTAACTTGGTGGCTGATTTGTGTGAGATTTTCCAAGTACATGACATAGATACGAAAGTGATTGCCGCAAGTATTCGTAATCCGATCCATGTTACAGAAGCTGCAAAGTTAGGAGCAGATTATGCTACGGTGCCCTTCTCCGTCTTGAGGCAGTTGTTCCGGCACCCGCTGACGGATGCAGGGATTGATAAATTTATGGCGGATTGGAAAAAACTTAAGGCTTAA
- the prmC gene encoding peptide chain release factor N(5)-glutamine methyltransferase, translating to MNVLEGMRWGEAQLLAEKIDNARFDADMLLAEILKVSRDKLYFERERTLSKEEERVFKNWIARRSEHEPLQYILKCQEFMGLTFYVDEGVLIPRADSETLVETWLRIVRDEEQQGQEEKIKVADLCTGSGALAISMAYYCPKAEVVGTDISSRALEVARQNAVSIGVEVNWREGDFVAPIRGERWDWIISNPPYVKKADYLQCAPEIFREPAIAFLGGQDGLEFYRRLAGEARTLLKLDGKILLEIGWDQGNDVCNIFQEQGFTTHVYPDLAGRDRVILAR from the coding sequence TTGAATGTTCTGGAAGGAATGCGCTGGGGTGAGGCGCAGCTTCTGGCGGAGAAAATTGATAATGCCCGTTTTGATGCTGATATGTTGCTGGCCGAAATCCTCAAGGTCTCACGGGACAAACTTTATTTTGAGCGGGAGCGCACCTTAAGCAAGGAAGAGGAACGCGTTTTTAAGAACTGGATAGCCAGGCGTTCGGAACACGAGCCTCTTCAGTATATTTTAAAATGTCAGGAGTTTATGGGGCTGACCTTTTATGTTGACGAAGGGGTGCTGATTCCCCGTGCGGATAGCGAAACATTGGTTGAAACCTGGCTTAGAATTGTCCGTGATGAGGAACAACAAGGGCAAGAAGAGAAAATAAAAGTTGCAGATCTTTGTACAGGAAGCGGTGCTCTGGCTATATCCATGGCCTATTATTGTCCAAAGGCAGAGGTTGTGGGAACCGACATTTCCTCTCGGGCTCTAGAGGTAGCTCGGCAGAATGCTGTCAGCATAGGGGTTGAAGTGAATTGGCGGGAAGGGGACTTCGTCGCCCCTATTAGAGGGGAACGTTGGGATTGGATTATCTCTAATCCTCCCTATGTGAAAAAGGCTGATTACCTTCAATGTGCGCCGGAGATATTTCGGGAACCTGCCATAGCTTTTTTAGGCGGACAAGATGGTTTGGAGTTCTATCGCCGGCTGGCAGGGGAGGCTCGGACTCTCTTAAAGCTGGATGGGAAAATTTTGCTGGAAATTGGTTGGGATCAAGGAAACGATGTTTGTAATATTTTTCAAGAACAAGGTTTTACGACTCATGTGTACCCGGATTTAGCAGGGCGAGACCGGGTGATCTTAGCGAGGTGA
- the glpX gene encoding class II fructose-bisphosphatase: protein MERELTMEFARVTEAAALASARWVGLGDKEAADNAAVEAMRAVFDTIHMDGTVVIGEGEMDEAPMLYIGERVGNGESPELDVAVDPLEGTNIVAKGVAGAIAVVAIASKGCLLHAPDMYMDKIAVGPAAAGKINIDAPVAENVANVAKALGKSMAEMTVVILDRPRHQKLIQEVRNCGARVRLITDGDVSPAVACAFEDTGVDMMMGIGGAPEGVLAAAALRCMGGEMQGRLWPENEEDVARAKALGIEDVHKLLTMDDLVRSDDVFFAATGITEGSLLRGVTFTPKGALTHTVVIRGKSGTVRFIEARHRFDKKPQYAMKGCLDTNV from the coding sequence ATGGAACGTGAACTTACCATGGAATTTGCAAGGGTAACTGAAGCTGCGGCCTTGGCATCGGCGAGATGGGTAGGATTAGGGGATAAAGAAGCTGCGGACAACGCTGCGGTTGAAGCAATGCGGGCGGTATTTGACACGATTCATATGGATGGGACAGTAGTAATCGGTGAAGGGGAAATGGATGAAGCCCCCATGCTTTATATCGGAGAACGCGTGGGTAATGGAGAAAGCCCGGAATTGGATGTTGCTGTAGACCCTCTGGAAGGGACAAATATTGTAGCCAAAGGGGTTGCCGGAGCGATTGCTGTTGTGGCTATTGCTTCGAAAGGGTGTTTATTGCATGCTCCGGATATGTACATGGACAAAATTGCGGTTGGGCCAGCAGCTGCAGGAAAAATTAATATTGATGCACCTGTGGCGGAGAATGTCGCCAATGTAGCGAAAGCTTTGGGAAAGAGTATGGCTGAAATGACGGTTGTTATCTTAGATCGCCCCCGCCATCAAAAATTAATTCAAGAAGTGCGCAATTGCGGTGCAAGAGTACGCCTCATAACTGATGGAGATGTTTCTCCGGCTGTTGCCTGTGCTTTTGAAGATACAGGTGTTGATATGATGATGGGAATCGGCGGAGCACCGGAAGGGGTTCTCGCTGCTGCTGCTTTGCGCTGCATGGGCGGAGAGATGCAAGGACGCTTGTGGCCGGAAAATGAAGAGGATGTCGCCCGGGCAAAGGCTTTGGGGATTGAAGATGTTCACAAATTATTGACAATGGATGATTTAGTGAGAAGTGACGATGTCTTTTTCGCAGCAACGGGAATCACAGAGGGCTCACTTTTACGAGGGGTGACTTTTACTCCAAAAGGTGCTTTAACCCATACAGTTGTCATTCGAGGAAAGTCGGGGACCGTTCGTTTTATCGAAGCCCGGCATCGTTTTGACAAGAAACCTCAATATGCCATGAAAGGCTGTCTTGATACAAACGTATAA
- a CDS encoding L-threonylcarbamoyladenylate synthase, whose product MQTKRVYINGECPEPELISEGANWLRAGELVAFPTETVYGLGANALDAAACAKIFAAKGRPQDNPLIVHICSREMADRLTDGWTAEAELCVHHFWPGPLTLVLRKKPIIPDVVTAGLPNIALRMPSHPVALRLIEESGLPIAAPSANLSGKPSPTNGSHVWRDLKGKIPLILDAGVCSVGLESTVLDLSGDIPTILRPGGITREQLEEVLGKVEVDVPKENQAPKAPGMKYRHYSPQGEMILLVGSSDRVVHRMGLEIQRGHARLKKVGILCTLESAPLLHNLLPDLLFVLGSKERPHEIAANLFEGLRICDEQGMDLILTEGMEEETGLGAAIMNRLQKAAGQRIEFL is encoded by the coding sequence ATGCAGACAAAACGAGTCTATATTAATGGGGAATGTCCGGAGCCTGAACTGATTTCTGAAGGCGCAAATTGGCTTCGCGCAGGCGAACTTGTGGCTTTTCCAACAGAAACCGTTTATGGCTTAGGAGCAAATGCCCTCGATGCTGCGGCGTGCGCCAAGATTTTCGCTGCCAAAGGCAGACCCCAGGATAACCCTCTGATTGTTCATATTTGCAGCCGAGAGATGGCTGATAGATTAACCGATGGATGGACAGCTGAAGCAGAGCTATGTGTTCATCATTTTTGGCCCGGACCTTTAACCTTGGTGCTTAGAAAAAAACCGATTATACCGGATGTCGTCACAGCCGGATTGCCGAATATAGCGCTGCGGATGCCCAGCCATCCTGTGGCCTTGCGCCTAATTGAAGAATCCGGCCTTCCTATCGCGGCACCAAGTGCCAATCTATCCGGAAAGCCAAGCCCGACCAATGGGAGTCACGTCTGGCGTGATCTGAAAGGGAAAATTCCTCTGATTCTTGATGCAGGGGTTTGCTCCGTTGGGTTAGAATCTACGGTTCTTGATTTAAGTGGGGACATACCGACGATTTTGCGTCCGGGTGGTATTACAAGGGAACAGTTGGAGGAAGTCCTGGGGAAGGTTGAGGTAGATGTTCCCAAGGAGAACCAAGCCCCTAAAGCACCGGGAATGAAGTACCGCCACTACTCTCCTCAGGGAGAGATGATTTTACTGGTAGGTTCTTCAGATCGTGTTGTACATCGCATGGGCCTGGAAATCCAGCGCGGGCATGCTCGATTGAAAAAGGTTGGGATTCTTTGCACTCTGGAAAGTGCCCCTTTACTGCACAATCTGCTTCCGGATCTTCTCTTTGTTTTAGGGTCAAAAGAACGGCCTCATGAAATAGCGGCAAATTTATTTGAAGGATTGCGGATTTGCGATGAACAAGGTATGGATTTGATTTTGACAGAAGGAATGGAAGAAGAAACCGGTCTAGGGGCAGCCATTATGAACCGCTTGCAGAAGGCGGCCGGGCAAAGGATTGAATTCCTCTAA
- the prfA gene encoding peptide chain release factor 1, producing the protein MLEKLYEIERKYDELTELLSDPEIISNQTEWQKYAKTQAGMTNLVTAFREYQEVLRELEETEKLLQEKLDPEMQEMAEQERDELKNRSVQLEETMRILLLPKDPNDEKNVIMEIRAGAGGEEAALFAGDLYKMYTRYAEGQGWRTEVLSASYTDIGGYKEVIFIVEGNGAYSKLKFESGVHRVQRIPTTESGGRIHTSTATVAVLPEAEEVEVSINPNDLRIDIFCASGPGGQCVNTTQSAVRITHIPTGIIATCQDEKSQLKNKEKALRVLRARILEKAQEEAMGEQASERRSQVGTGDRSERIRTYNFPQGRVTDHRIGLTLHRLETILAGDMEEIIQALITSDQAERLKNEIA; encoded by the coding sequence ATGTTAGAGAAACTTTATGAAATAGAACGGAAATATGACGAGCTTACTGAGCTTCTCAGTGACCCAGAGATAATTTCCAATCAGACAGAATGGCAAAAATATGCCAAAACCCAGGCAGGTATGACAAATCTTGTTACGGCCTTCCGAGAATACCAAGAAGTTCTGCGTGAATTAGAAGAAACGGAAAAGCTTCTGCAGGAAAAGCTTGATCCTGAGATGCAGGAGATGGCCGAACAGGAGCGGGATGAATTAAAAAATCGATCCGTACAGCTTGAAGAGACTATGAGAATCTTACTCTTACCAAAAGATCCTAATGATGAAAAAAATGTGATTATGGAAATTCGTGCAGGGGCAGGCGGAGAAGAAGCGGCACTCTTTGCAGGGGATCTCTACAAGATGTATACGCGATATGCCGAAGGGCAAGGCTGGAGAACAGAGGTCCTAAGCGCCAGTTACACGGATATTGGCGGTTATAAAGAAGTGATTTTCATTGTCGAAGGTAATGGGGCCTATAGCAAGCTGAAGTTTGAGAGTGGCGTACACCGGGTCCAGCGGATTCCTACCACTGAATCAGGCGGAAGAATTCATACTTCAACAGCCACTGTTGCCGTGCTGCCTGAAGCTGAAGAAGTGGAGGTTTCCATTAACCCTAACGATTTGCGGATTGATATCTTTTGCGCCAGCGGGCCCGGAGGCCAATGTGTTAATACGACTCAATCTGCGGTAAGAATTACCCATATACCTACGGGGATTATTGCGACTTGTCAAGATGAGAAATCACAGCTTAAAAATAAAGAGAAGGCTTTACGTGTTTTACGTGCTCGTATTTTAGAAAAGGCTCAGGAAGAAGCTATGGGTGAGCAGGCATCTGAACGCCGAAGCCAAGTTGGCACCGGGGACCGGAGCGAGCGCATTCGAACTTATAATTTCCCGCAAGGAAGGGTAACGGACCATCGGATAGGCCTTACGCTCCATCGCCTGGAAACAATCCTGGCAGGAGATATGGAGGAAATCATTCAAGCTCTGATTACTTCAGATCAAGCCGAACGATTAAAGAACGAAATAGCTTAA